The bacterium genome includes a region encoding these proteins:
- a CDS encoding SIS domain-containing protein: protein MIAQDFLLESARLKQQLGENEGFLQAWQRAAQEIQVSVESGGTVYICGNGGSACDAMHFREELVARYKRERPGIRAHHFMDGATLTCWGNDYAYDTLFEREAKTFLREKDVLIAISTSGKSRNVIKAVEVANALNAPTIGLLGKDGGELVNMVKHALVVPSQETDRIQEVHITLIHAFCEFLERPSA from the coding sequence ATGATAGCTCAGGATTTTCTTTTAGAGTCGGCAAGGTTGAAGCAGCAACTTGGTGAGAATGAGGGATTCTTACAGGCCTGGCAGCGGGCAGCCCAAGAAATTCAAGTGTCTGTTGAGAGTGGTGGAACGGTTTATATCTGTGGGAACGGTGGTTCTGCATGTGATGCAATGCACTTTCGGGAAGAACTCGTAGCTCGTTATAAGAGGGAGCGACCTGGAATTCGGGCTCATCATTTTATGGATGGAGCGACTTTGACGTGTTGGGGGAATGACTATGCGTATGACACCCTTTTTGAAAGGGAGGCTAAGACGTTTTTAAGGGAAAAAGATGTTCTCATTGCAATTTCAACCTCGGGAAAATCTAGGAATGTAATTAAAGCGGTAGAGGTTGCTAATGCACTCAATGCCCCGACGATTGGTCTACTTGGTAAGGATGGTGGAGAACTGGTAAATATGGTGAAGCACGCACTTGTCGTGCCTTCGCAAGAGACCGATCGAATTCAGGAAGTGCACATTACTCTCATCCATGCCTTCTGTGAGTTTTTGGAAAGGCCTAGCGCCTAA